Proteins encoded together in one Neisseria lactamica window:
- a CDS encoding DUF4177 domain-containing protein: MKEYKVVIYQESLLSSLFFGAAKVNPVNFSAFLNKQTPEGWRVVTMEKDLRRMLLFFKREAYVVILERDRV, from the coding sequence ATGAAAGAATACAAAGTCGTCATTTATCAGGAAAGCCTGTTGTCCAGCCTGTTTTTCGGCGCGGCAAAGGTCAACCCCGTCAATTTCAGCGCGTTCCTCAACAAACAAACCCCCGAAGGCTGGCGGGTCGTAACGATGGAAAAAGATTTGCGCCGTATGCTGTTGTTTTTCAAACGCGAAGCCTACGTCGTCATTTTGGAGCGGGACCGTGTTTAA
- the argG gene encoding argininosuccinate synthase, protein MNQNHTILQNLPVGQKVGIAFSGGLDTSAALLWMKLKGALPYAYTANLGQPDEDDYNAIPKKAMEYGAENARLIDCRAQLAHEGIAAIQCGAFHVSTGGIAYFNTTPLGRAVTGTMLVSAMKEDDVNIWGDGSTYKGNDIERFYRYGLLTNPALKIYKPWLDQQFIDELGGRHEMSEFLIANGFNYKMSVEKAYSTDSNMLGATHEAKDLEFLNSGIKIVKPIMGVAFWDENVEIEPEEVSVRFEEGVPVALNGKEYTDPVELFLEANRIGGRHGLGMSDQIENRIIEAKSRGIYEAPGMALFHIAYERLVTGIHNEDTIEQYRINGLRLGRLLYQGRWFDSQALMLRETAQRWVAKAITGEVTLELRRGNDYSILNTESPNLTYQPERLSMEKVEDAAFTPLDRIGQLTMRNLDITDTRAKLGIYSQSGLLALGEGSVLPQLGNKQ, encoded by the coding sequence ATGAACCAAAACCATACTATTTTACAAAACCTCCCCGTCGGTCAGAAAGTCGGCATCGCCTTCTCCGGCGGACTTGATACCTCCGCCGCGCTGTTGTGGATGAAACTCAAAGGCGCGCTGCCTTATGCCTACACCGCCAACCTCGGGCAGCCCGACGAAGACGACTACAATGCCATTCCCAAAAAAGCAATGGAATACGGTGCGGAAAACGCCCGCCTGATCGACTGCCGCGCGCAGTTGGCACACGAAGGCATCGCCGCCATCCAATGCGGCGCGTTCCACGTTTCCACCGGCGGCATCGCCTATTTCAACACCACGCCTCTGGGTCGCGCCGTAACCGGCACGATGCTTGTTTCCGCAATGAAAGAAGACGATGTGAATATCTGGGGCGACGGCAGCACCTACAAAGGCAACGACATCGAGCGTTTCTACCGCTACGGTTTGCTTACCAATCCCGCGCTGAAAATCTACAAACCCTGGCTCGACCAGCAATTTATCGACGAACTCGGCGGCCGCCACGAAATGAGCGAATTTCTGATTGCCAACGGCTTCAACTACAAAATGTCGGTTGAAAAAGCCTACTCCACCGATTCCAATATGCTCGGCGCGACCCACGAAGCCAAAGACTTGGAATTTTTGAACTCGGGCATCAAAATCGTCAAACCCATTATGGGCGTTGCCTTCTGGGATGAAAACGTCGAAATCGAACCCGAAGAAGTCAGCGTGCGCTTTGAAGAAGGCGTGCCCGTCGCATTAAACGGCAAAGAATACACCGATCCTGTCGAACTCTTCCTTGAAGCCAACCGCATCGGCGGCCGCCACGGCTTGGGTATGAGCGACCAAATCGAAAACCGCATCATCGAAGCCAAATCACGCGGCATCTACGAAGCCCCGGGTATGGCGTTGTTCCACATCGCCTACGAACGCTTGGTCACCGGCATCCACAACGAAGACACCATCGAACAATACCGCATCAACGGCCTGCGCCTCGGCCGCCTGCTCTACCAAGGCCGCTGGTTCGACAGCCAAGCCTTGATGTTGCGCGAAACCGCCCAACGCTGGGTCGCCAAAGCCATCACCGGCGAAGTCACCCTCGAACTGCGGCGCGGCAACGACTACTCGATTCTGAACACCGAATCGCCCAACCTGACCTACCAACCCGAACGCCTGAGTATGGAAAAAGTCGAAGATGCAGCGTTTACCCCGCTCGACCGCATCGGACAGCTCACGATGCGCAACCTCGACATCACCGACACCCGCGCCAAACTGGGTATCTACTCGCAAAGCGGTTTGTTGGCATTGGGCGAAGGCTCGGTATTGCCGCAGTTGGGCAATAAGCAATAA
- a CDS encoding competence/damage-inducible protein A — MNAFNLIIIGDEILHGSRQDKHFAFFKSLLESKGLKLNQVQYLPDEPDLLVKQLRRSFSDGIPTFVTGGIGATPDDHTRQAAAAALDLPVVRHAQAAGFIEGVTLKRGEPLDSPEHAQRLKMADFPEGAELVPNPFNNIAGFSIREHYFFPGFPVMAHPMAEWVLDTYYVGRFNQTKRGSRSVYVFEQPESRITPIMEHIEQTYPGVRSYSLPSVGWTHSDGTQVKPHIEFGIKAEGEAVNLLDAAWAEVLHSLDGLGAELKNRVN; from the coding sequence ATGAACGCGTTCAACCTTATCATCATCGGCGACGAAATCTTACACGGCAGCCGCCAAGACAAGCATTTCGCCTTTTTCAAATCCCTGCTCGAATCCAAAGGGCTGAAGCTCAATCAGGTGCAATATCTGCCCGACGAACCCGATTTGCTGGTCAAACAACTGCGCCGCAGCTTTTCAGACGGCATACCGACGTTTGTTACCGGCGGCATCGGTGCCACGCCCGACGACCACACGCGCCAAGCCGCAGCGGCTGCTTTGGATTTGCCCGTCGTCCGCCACGCGCAAGCCGCCGGGTTTATCGAAGGCGTAACCCTGAAACGCGGCGAGCCGCTCGATTCGCCGGAACACGCCCAACGTCTGAAAATGGCGGACTTTCCCGAAGGCGCGGAATTGGTGCCCAATCCGTTTAACAACATCGCCGGATTTTCTATCCGCGAGCATTATTTTTTCCCCGGCTTCCCCGTGATGGCGCACCCGATGGCGGAATGGGTTTTGGATACTTATTACGTCGGCCGCTTCAACCAAACCAAACGCGGCAGCCGCAGCGTGTATGTGTTCGAGCAGCCCGAATCGCGCATTACGCCGATTATGGAGCATATCGAGCAAACTTATCCCGGCGTGCGTTCGTACAGCCTGCCCAGCGTCGGTTGGACGCATTCAGACGGCACGCAGGTCAAACCGCACATTGAGTTCGGCATCAAAGCCGAAGGAGAAGCCGTCAACCTTTTGGACGCGGCGTGGGCGGAAGTGTTGCACAGCTTGGACGGATTGGGAGCAGAGCTGAAAAATCGGGTAAACTGA
- a CDS encoding S49 family peptidase: MQYRIRRENEAPEAKNAGETLWERDIMREVLLSAYRDRRRERMWKNIWRAVSTLILVALIAGIFQKDESALQLTGNTPHTAVVNLYGEIGNGVEDQVKKLKDGMEAAYKNPQAKAIVIRANSPGGSPVVSNTAFEEIRRLKAQHPGIPVYLVAEDMCASGCYYIAAAADKIYADPSSIVGSIGVIGSSFDATGLMEKIGVKRRVKIAGSNKGMGDPFSPETPEQSKIWEEMLTGIHGEFIKAVKTGRGGRLKFRQYPDVFSGRVYTGADAQKVGLVDGLGNIYSVARDVVKAPDLVDYTRQDDFGTLLGRRLGAELKAGVREALQAVR; the protein is encoded by the coding sequence ATGCAATACCGAATCAGAAGAGAAAACGAAGCACCCGAAGCAAAAAATGCGGGGGAAACCTTATGGGAACGCGACATTATGCGCGAAGTGCTGCTGTCCGCCTATCGGGACAGGCGCAGGGAGCGGATGTGGAAAAACATCTGGCGCGCCGTCAGCACCCTGATTCTGGTTGCCCTGATTGCAGGCATTTTCCAAAAAGACGAAAGCGCATTGCAGTTGACGGGCAATACGCCGCATACCGCAGTCGTCAACCTGTACGGCGAAATCGGCAACGGCGTAGAAGACCAGGTCAAAAAACTCAAAGACGGTATGGAAGCCGCCTACAAAAATCCGCAGGCAAAAGCCATCGTCATCCGCGCCAACAGCCCCGGCGGTTCGCCCGTCGTCTCCAACACCGCTTTTGAAGAAATACGCCGTCTGAAGGCGCAACATCCCGGCATCCCCGTTTATCTCGTGGCGGAGGATATGTGCGCGTCCGGCTGCTACTACATCGCGGCGGCGGCGGATAAAATCTATGCCGACCCGTCCAGCATCGTCGGCAGCATCGGCGTTATCGGCAGCAGTTTCGACGCGACCGGCCTGATGGAAAAAATCGGCGTGAAACGCAGGGTTAAAATTGCGGGCAGCAACAAAGGCATGGGCGATCCGTTTTCGCCCGAAACGCCCGAACAGTCGAAAATCTGGGAAGAAATGCTGACCGGCATACACGGCGAGTTCATCAAAGCCGTCAAAACCGGACGCGGCGGCCGCCTCAAATTCCGACAATATCCCGACGTGTTCAGCGGTCGGGTGTACACGGGTGCGGATGCGCAGAAAGTCGGGCTGGTGGACGGACTCGGCAATATTTACAGCGTGGCGCGAGACGTGGTCAAAGCCCCGGATTTGGTCGATTACACGCGGCAGGACGATTTCGGCACGCTGTTGGGCAGGCGTTTGGGTGCGGAACTCAAAGCCGGCGTGCGCGAAGCCTTGCAGGCTGTCCGATAG
- a CDS encoding NADH-quinone oxidoreductase subunit A, with product MLASYFPVLVFILVGLAAGVLFILLGTILGPKRHYAEKDAPYECGFEAFENARMKFDVRYYLVAILFILFDLEVAFMLPWAVVFKDLGAYGFWSMLVFIVVLTVGFIYEWKKGALEWE from the coding sequence ATGTTGGCCAGTTACTTTCCCGTCCTCGTATTCATCCTCGTCGGCCTCGCGGCCGGCGTGCTGTTTATCCTGCTCGGCACGATTTTGGGCCCGAAACGCCACTACGCCGAAAAAGACGCGCCTTACGAATGCGGTTTTGAAGCCTTTGAAAACGCAAGGATGAAGTTCGACGTGCGCTATTACCTCGTCGCCATCCTCTTCATCCTGTTTGATTTGGAGGTTGCGTTCATGTTGCCGTGGGCAGTCGTGTTCAAAGATTTGGGCGCGTACGGCTTCTGGTCTATGCTGGTGTTTATCGTCGTTCTGACGGTAGGCTTTATTTACGAATGGAAAAAAGGTGCGCTGGAATGGGAATAG
- a CDS encoding NuoB/complex I 20 kDa subunit family protein, with protein sequence MGIEGVLKKGFITTSADTVLNYMRTGSLWPVTFGLACCAVEMMHAGMARYDLDRFGIIFRPSPRQADLMIVAGTLTNKMAPALRRVYDQLAEPRWVLSMGSCANGGGYYHYSYSVVRGADRVVPVDVYVPGCPPTAEALIYGLIQLQQKIKRTSTIARDE encoded by the coding sequence ATGGGAATAGAAGGCGTTTTGAAAAAAGGTTTCATCACCACCAGCGCGGATACGGTGTTGAACTATATGCGTACCGGTTCATTGTGGCCGGTTACTTTCGGCTTGGCCTGCTGCGCCGTGGAAATGATGCACGCGGGTATGGCGCGTTATGACCTTGACCGTTTCGGCATTATTTTCCGTCCGTCTCCCCGTCAGGCCGACCTGATGATTGTGGCAGGTACGCTGACCAACAAAATGGCGCCCGCCCTGCGCCGCGTATATGACCAGCTCGCCGAGCCGCGCTGGGTGTTGTCTATGGGTTCGTGTGCCAACGGCGGCGGCTATTATCACTATTCTTATTCCGTTGTGCGCGGTGCCGACCGCGTCGTGCCGGTAGACGTTTATGTACCGGGTTGTCCGCCGACTGCGGAAGCCCTGATTTACGGCCTGATTCAGCTCCAGCAAAAAATCAAGCGCACTTCCACCATCGCGCGGGACGAGTAG
- a CDS encoding NADH-quinone oxidoreductase subunit C yields MASIQNLYETVSRVLGNQAGKVISALGEITVECLPEHYISVMTALRDHEELHFELLVDLCGVDYSTYKNEVWQGKRFAVVSQLLSVKNNQRIRVRVWVSDDDFPVVESVVDIYNSADWYEREAFDMYGIMFNNHPDLRRILTDYGFVGHPFRKDFPISGYVEMRYDEEQKRVIYQPVTIEPREITPRIVREENYGGQ; encoded by the coding sequence ATGGCAAGCATTCAAAACTTATACGAGACCGTCAGCCGAGTTTTGGGCAATCAGGCAGGCAAAGTCATTTCAGCTTTGGGCGAGATTACCGTTGAGTGTCTGCCCGAACACTATATTTCCGTCATGACCGCATTGCGCGACCATGAAGAGCTGCATTTCGAGCTTCTGGTCGATTTGTGCGGTGTCGATTACAGCACTTACAAAAACGAAGTATGGCAGGGCAAACGCTTTGCCGTCGTCAGTCAGCTGCTTTCCGTTAAAAACAATCAACGCATCCGCGTACGCGTCTGGGTTTCAGACGACGACTTCCCCGTAGTCGAATCCGTCGTCGATATTTACAACAGCGCGGATTGGTACGAACGCGAAGCCTTCGATATGTACGGCATCATGTTCAACAACCATCCCGACCTGCGCCGCATCCTGACCGATTACGGTTTTGTCGGACATCCGTTCCGCAAAGATTTCCCGATTTCCGGCTATGTGGAAATGCGTTACGACGAAGAGCAAAAACGCGTGATTTACCAACCTGTTACCATTGAGCCGCGCGAGATCACGCCGCGTATCGTCCGTGAGGAGAACTACGGTGGCCAATAA
- the nuoD gene encoding NADH dehydrogenase (quinone) subunit D, which translates to MANKLRNYTINFGPQHPAAHGVLRMILELDGEQIVRADPHIGLLHRGTEKLAETKTYLQALPYMDRLDYVSMMVNEQAYCLAVEKLAGIDVPIRAQYIRVMFAEVTRILNHLMGIGSHAFDIGAMTAILYAFRDREELMDLYEAVSGARMHAAYFRPGGVYRDLPDFMPKYESSKFRNAKVLKQLNESREGTMLDFIDAFCERFPKNIDTLETLLTDNRIWKQRTVGIGVVSPERAMQKGFTGVMLRGSGVEWDVRKTQPYEVYGKMDFDIPVGVNGDCYDRYLCRMEEMRQSVRIIKQCSEWLRVNPGPVITTNHKFAPPKRTEMKTGMEDLIHHFKLFTEGMHVPEGETYTAVEHPKGEFGVYIISDGANKPYRLKIRAPGFAHLQGMDEMAKGHMLADVVAIIGTQDIVFGEVDR; encoded by the coding sequence GTGGCCAATAAATTAAGAAACTACACCATCAACTTCGGCCCGCAACACCCTGCGGCGCACGGCGTATTGCGTATGATTTTGGAGTTGGACGGCGAACAAATCGTCCGTGCCGACCCGCATATCGGCCTCTTGCACCGAGGTACCGAAAAACTGGCGGAAACCAAAACCTATCTGCAAGCCCTGCCCTATATGGACCGCTTGGACTACGTTTCCATGATGGTCAATGAGCAGGCGTATTGTTTGGCAGTAGAAAAACTTGCCGGTATCGATGTGCCTATCCGCGCCCAATACATCCGCGTGATGTTCGCCGAAGTAACGCGCATCCTCAATCACTTGATGGGCATCGGTTCGCATGCCTTCGACATCGGCGCGATGACCGCCATTCTTTACGCCTTCCGCGACCGCGAAGAGCTGATGGACTTGTACGAAGCCGTTTCCGGCGCGCGTATGCACGCCGCCTACTTCCGTCCCGGCGGCGTTTACCGCGACCTGCCCGACTTCATGCCTAAATACGAGAGCAGCAAATTCCGCAACGCCAAAGTATTAAAGCAGCTCAACGAATCCCGCGAAGGCACCATGCTCGACTTTATCGATGCCTTCTGCGAACGCTTCCCCAAAAATATCGACACACTCGAAACCCTCCTGACCGACAACCGCATCTGGAAACAGCGTACCGTCGGCATCGGCGTTGTCTCTCCCGAGCGTGCCATGCAAAAAGGCTTTACCGGCGTGATGCTGCGCGGTTCGGGCGTGGAATGGGACGTGCGTAAGACGCAGCCTTACGAAGTGTACGGCAAAATGGATTTCGACATCCCCGTCGGTGTCAACGGCGACTGCTACGACCGTTACCTCTGCCGTATGGAAGAAATGCGCCAATCCGTACGCATCATCAAACAATGCTCCGAGTGGTTGCGCGTGAATCCCGGTCCGGTCATCACCACCAACCACAAATTCGCTCCGCCCAAACGTACCGAAATGAAAACAGGTATGGAAGACCTGATTCACCATTTCAAACTCTTTACCGAGGGTATGCACGTTCCCGAGGGCGAGACCTACACCGCTGTCGAACACCCGAAAGGCGAGTTCGGCGTTTACATCATTTCAGACGGCGCGAACAAACCCTACCGCCTGAAAATCCGCGCACCCGGCTTCGCCCACCTGCAAGGCATGGACGAAATGGCAAAAGGCCACATGCTCGCCGACGTCGTTGCCATCATCGGTACGCAGGACATCGTATTCGGGGAGGTTGACCGATAA
- the nuoE gene encoding NADH-quinone oxidoreductase subunit NuoE: MLSAESLKQIDIELAKYPADQRRSAIMGALRIAQTEKGWLAPETIAFVADYIGISPAQAYEVATFYNMYDLEPVGKYKLTVCTNLPCALRGGMATGEYLKQRLGIGYGETTPDGKFTLVEGECMGACGDAPVMLVNNHSMCSFMTEEAIEKKLAELE; encoded by the coding sequence ATGTTATCCGCAGAATCCTTAAAACAAATCGACATAGAGTTGGCGAAATACCCTGCCGACCAACGCCGCTCCGCCATCATGGGCGCATTGCGTATTGCCCAAACCGAAAAAGGCTGGCTTGCTCCCGAGACCATCGCCTTTGTCGCCGACTACATCGGCATCTCGCCTGCACAAGCCTACGAAGTCGCTACCTTCTACAATATGTACGACCTTGAGCCTGTCGGCAAATACAAACTGACCGTTTGTACCAACCTGCCCTGCGCCCTGCGCGGCGGTATGGCTACCGGCGAATACCTCAAACAAAGACTCGGTATCGGCTACGGTGAAACCACGCCCGACGGCAAATTTACCCTTGTCGAAGGCGAATGCATGGGGGCGTGCGGCGACGCTCCGGTTATGCTGGTCAACAACCACAGCATGTGCAGCTTTATGACCGAAGAGGCGATTGAGAAGAAACTGGCGGAGTTGGAATAG